A section of the Bacillus sp. HSf4 genome encodes:
- a CDS encoding glycoside hydrolase family 3 C-terminal domain-containing protein yields MKYRELIQDMTLEEKASLMSGKDFWQTQNIDRLGIRSMLLADGPHGIRKQAVGSEQPGLNAGDPATCFPTAATIANSWNEDLAEKMGEYLGKEAVTQNVNVLLGPGINIKRNPLCGRNFEYFSEDPYLAGKLAAGMIKGIQSQGISACVKHFAVNNQEERRMTIDAIVDERTLREIYLTAFEIAVKEGKTKSIMTSYNRLNGTYTNEHLHLMQGILRSEWDFKGVVVTDWGGSNDRIAGLIAGNELEMPTTAGETDREILQAVRSGKMKEEVLDECVDRLLELIFTTNEVFNKPHSEFNVEKHHRVSQKAAEESIVLLKNEDHILPIRFGRKVAVIGDFAKDARYQGAGSSIVNPTILDHTLNCFEESGIVSIGFETGFERYGKRDQKKIEKACELAKKADVVLLYIGLDEVTEAEGLDRHCMKIPKNQIDLLNALNEVNPNIVAVLSCGSVVEMPWINKVKGLVHGYLGGQAGARSILRVLSGDVNPSGKLAETYPIRYEDTPSYHFPGKEVSVEYREGPFIGYRYYDTAELNVLFPFGFGLSYTTFEYSDIQVNHEGVSFKITNTGKIAGMEIAQLYVGCKSKDIFRPKKELKGFSKIFINAGETKTVTIPFDDKTFRYFNIKTNNWEIEEAEYDIMVGASCTDIRLADTLFVEGTGAPLPYDKEELPTYYSANVHNISLEEFETLLGGKAPNPKWDRTKPLGYNDTIEQCQYAKGVSGRLIYFAIIFVHWFFRKIGKRSIANLIMMSFYHMPFRGIARMTGGIVNMPMLDGILMMVNGRFLKGLVHILKERSKMKKSRKTGNIGKRKL; encoded by the coding sequence ATGAAATATAGAGAATTAATCCAAGACATGACGTTAGAAGAAAAAGCATCATTAATGTCGGGAAAAGATTTCTGGCAAACTCAGAACATAGATCGTCTAGGTATCAGAAGCATGCTTCTGGCAGACGGCCCCCATGGGATTCGGAAGCAGGCAGTCGGATCAGAACAACCTGGGCTCAATGCCGGGGATCCTGCAACTTGTTTTCCAACAGCTGCAACGATAGCAAATAGTTGGAATGAAGATCTGGCCGAAAAGATGGGGGAGTATCTCGGAAAGGAAGCGGTTACGCAAAATGTGAATGTCTTATTGGGACCTGGTATTAATATAAAGAGAAATCCTTTATGCGGCAGAAACTTTGAATATTTCAGTGAAGATCCGTATCTAGCCGGAAAACTTGCCGCAGGTATGATTAAAGGTATTCAATCACAAGGAATCTCCGCTTGTGTGAAACATTTTGCGGTAAACAACCAAGAAGAAAGACGTATGACGATTGATGCAATTGTCGATGAAAGAACCCTTAGGGAAATCTATCTTACCGCCTTCGAAATTGCGGTCAAAGAAGGTAAGACTAAGTCAATCATGACGTCGTATAATCGGTTAAACGGAACTTACACGAATGAACATTTACATTTAATGCAGGGTATCTTGCGTAGCGAATGGGATTTTAAGGGGGTTGTTGTCACCGATTGGGGAGGAAGCAATGACCGAATTGCAGGATTGATTGCTGGAAATGAGTTGGAAATGCCGACTACTGCAGGAGAGACCGACCGGGAAATTCTCCAAGCAGTCAGAAGCGGTAAGATGAAAGAAGAAGTGTTAGACGAATGTGTTGATCGATTACTAGAGCTTATTTTTACTACAAATGAGGTATTTAATAAACCTCACTCCGAATTTAATGTGGAAAAGCATCACAGGGTTTCGCAGAAGGCTGCCGAAGAATCAATAGTCCTTCTTAAAAATGAAGACCATATCTTACCCATCCGGTTTGGCAGAAAAGTTGCCGTAATTGGGGATTTTGCCAAAGATGCCCGTTACCAGGGAGCAGGGTCATCTATCGTTAATCCAACAATACTGGATCACACTCTCAACTGTTTCGAGGAGTCTGGAATTGTCAGTATCGGCTTTGAAACCGGCTTTGAACGATACGGGAAGAGAGATCAGAAGAAAATCGAAAAAGCATGTGAACTCGCCAAAAAAGCGGATGTTGTTCTTCTGTATATTGGTCTGGATGAAGTGACAGAGGCTGAAGGTTTGGATAGGCATTGTATGAAGATCCCAAAAAACCAGATCGATTTATTGAACGCGTTAAATGAAGTAAATCCGAACATTGTGGCCGTTCTTTCTTGCGGTTCTGTGGTGGAAATGCCATGGATTAATAAAGTAAAAGGCCTTGTACATGGCTATTTAGGCGGACAGGCGGGAGCAAGATCCATCCTTAGAGTGTTGTCAGGTGATGTGAATCCTTCCGGGAAATTGGCTGAAACCTATCCAATTCGCTATGAGGATACACCTTCCTACCATTTTCCAGGAAAGGAAGTGAGCGTTGAATATCGAGAAGGTCCATTTATTGGCTACCGTTATTATGATACAGCTGAGCTTAATGTTCTATTCCCTTTTGGATTTGGGCTTAGTTATACAACCTTTGAGTATTCCGATATTCAGGTTAATCATGAGGGTGTCAGTTTTAAAATAACAAATACCGGGAAAATTGCCGGGATGGAGATTGCACAACTCTATGTGGGGTGCAAATCCAAGGATATTTTCAGACCGAAAAAGGAATTAAAGGGGTTTTCCAAGATTTTCATCAATGCAGGTGAAACAAAAACAGTAACGATCCCTTTTGATGATAAAACATTCCGGTATTTTAATATTAAGACGAATAACTGGGAAATCGAAGAAGCCGAATACGACATTATGGTTGGCGCATCGTGTACCGATATCCGATTAGCGGATACCCTTTTTGTAGAAGGTACAGGCGCGCCTCTTCCATACGACAAGGAGGAACTGCCAACCTATTACTCCGCAAATGTACATAATATCAGTCTGGAAGAATTTGAAACCCTGTTGGGAGGGAAGGCTCCCAACCCGAAATGGGACCGGACAAAACCGTTGGGCTACAACGATACTATAGAACAGTGCCAATATGCAAAAGGGGTTTCAGGAAGACTTATTTATTTTGCGATCATTTTTGTTCATTGGTTTTTCCGAAAAATAGGAAAAAGAAGTATTGCCAATTTGATTATGATGTCATTCTATCACATGCCATTCAGGGGAATTGCCAGAATGACAGGCGGGATCGTAAATATGCCGATGCTGGATGGGATCTTAATGATGGTAAATGGTCGTTTTCTTAAAGGGCTTGTTCATATATTGAAAGAAAGAAGCAAGATGAAAAAGAGCCGTAAGACAGGAAATATAGGGAAGAGAAAATTATGA
- a CDS encoding glycoside hydrolase family 3 C-terminal domain-containing protein yields the protein MKKTKKISKPAAIILYIVSAVLIIGVIVGDIYAKNYSQIISIYLSHPTSKIVTDDKDKEDNEYYKSSFASADKQKARAEEVVQKLVEEGIVLLKNENNALPLKSKGKITVLGQNSIDLVYGGGGSGSVETAKVPDLKAVLAQSGFEVNKTLWDFYQTGAGSSYRKKTPDIEGKGSFEVNEVPRSVYTDKEINSFKDYNDAALVVIGRSGGEHSDLATDKLSTGYHYLEIDNNEKDMLKLAKENFETVVVLINSSNPIQLGFLDEYNIDAAISVGALGQTGAYAIGEVLNGSVNPSGNLVDTYAYDAFSSPAMANFGNYKIANSQVDKGNSYMVYGEGIYVGYKYYETRYEDVVLGNEKEIDYNYSEQVQFPFGYGLSYSQFKWSDY from the coding sequence ATGAAAAAAACGAAAAAAATATCAAAGCCCGCAGCCATTATTTTATATATAGTAAGTGCGGTGCTGATTATAGGGGTTATTGTAGGGGATATTTATGCCAAAAATTATTCGCAGATTATCTCAATCTATTTAAGTCATCCGACCAGCAAAATTGTCACTGATGATAAAGATAAGGAAGACAATGAATATTATAAGAGTTCGTTTGCTTCTGCAGACAAACAGAAAGCTCGCGCAGAAGAGGTAGTGCAGAAACTTGTAGAAGAGGGCATTGTGCTGTTGAAGAATGAAAACAATGCATTGCCGCTTAAGTCTAAGGGAAAAATTACTGTTCTTGGTCAGAACTCAATTGACCTCGTTTATGGAGGCGGCGGTTCCGGTTCTGTTGAAACTGCAAAAGTACCGGATTTGAAGGCTGTGCTTGCACAATCCGGATTCGAAGTCAATAAAACGCTTTGGGATTTCTATCAGACCGGCGCAGGTTCTTCTTATCGAAAGAAAACACCGGACATAGAAGGGAAGGGATCTTTTGAGGTAAATGAAGTTCCGCGGAGTGTGTATACCGATAAGGAAATCAATAGCTTCAAAGATTACAATGACGCTGCACTGGTTGTGATCGGCCGATCCGGTGGAGAGCACTCTGATCTTGCAACCGACAAGCTTTCTACAGGATATCATTATCTTGAAATTGACAACAATGAAAAAGACATGCTTAAGCTTGCAAAAGAAAACTTTGAAACTGTTGTGGTTCTAATCAATTCATCTAACCCTATACAATTAGGCTTTTTAGATGAATATAACATTGATGCTGCTATTTCGGTCGGTGCTCTGGGACAGACCGGTGCATATGCAATCGGTGAGGTATTGAATGGAAGCGTCAATCCATCGGGAAATTTAGTTGATACCTATGCGTATGATGCATTTAGCTCTCCTGCAATGGCTAATTTCGGGAATTACAAAATAGCTAACAGTCAAGTTGATAAGGGCAATTCATACATGGTTTACGGTGAAGGCATTTATGTCGGATATAAGTATTATGAGACTCGATATGAGGATGTAGTCCTAGGTAACGAAAAGGAAATCGATTACAATTATTCCGAGCAGGTTCAGTTCCCATTCGGATATGGTCTTTCATATTCGCAATTTAAGTGGTCCGATTATTGA
- a CDS encoding glycoside hydrolase family 3 N-terminal domain-containing protein produces MNTGSVPGKDVVQIYMQSPYTKYDKDNGIEKASVELVGFAKTSEMKAGKSETVTIEVDKEEMKTYDANGKGTYIVDAGDYYFTAGENAHDALNNILAAKGKTTKDGMDYDGNPALVQNFTVDTLDSTTYAESAVTGNKISNQFDDVDIKHYDSSFKYLSRKDWKGTWPSTYEDGSLTASKELLDDLAISYTEDKDAVMPETGVISKEFGELNAAMFIGRDYDDKLWDVLLNQLTVDEMTKLVRMGGYATVPIKSINLPGTSNLDGPAGISNTLVGGNKQGMAYPAEVVMASTWNVKLIKKMGESVGEDGIRNEVAGWYAPGVNTHRTPFGGRNFEYFSEDGFLSGKLSASEVKGVQSKGTFVYMKHFALNDQETNRLGGAMFANEQAMREIYLKPFETTVREGDARGAMAAMNRIGARWAGGHKGLMTETLRNEWGFKGTVVTDQASLSHFAYQDLREGIEAGTNLWLNTDSKLWKLSNDQLTPTVVNHLRESVHNILYSIVNSNAMNGISTSSRIVEITPLWQYWLIAANVVILLAALAIIVFVTRKLKKQNKVNISA; encoded by the coding sequence ATGAACACGGGTTCTGTTCCGGGAAAAGACGTTGTTCAGATTTATATGCAATCCCCTTATACAAAATATGACAAAGATAACGGCATTGAAAAGGCGTCTGTTGAGTTGGTAGGATTTGCAAAAACTTCGGAAATGAAAGCAGGCAAGTCAGAAACCGTTACGATTGAAGTGGATAAAGAAGAAATGAAAACATACGATGCCAACGGCAAAGGGACATACATTGTGGATGCTGGAGATTATTATTTCACAGCAGGTGAAAACGCACATGATGCCTTGAATAACATACTCGCAGCAAAGGGTAAAACTACTAAAGACGGTATGGATTATGATGGTAATCCGGCATTAGTACAGAATTTTACTGTTGATACTCTTGATTCTACAACTTATGCGGAGTCTGCAGTAACGGGTAATAAAATATCCAATCAGTTTGATGATGTTGACATCAAACATTATGATTCTTCTTTTAAATATCTTTCCAGAAAGGATTGGAAAGGTACATGGCCTTCCACCTATGAGGATGGTTCCTTAACCGCATCAAAGGAATTGCTTGACGATCTTGCCATCTCATACACCGAAGACAAGGATGCTGTCATGCCTGAAACAGGTGTCATTAGTAAAGAATTTGGAGAATTAAATGCTGCCATGTTTATAGGACGTGATTATGACGATAAACTTTGGGATGTCTTGCTGAATCAACTGACTGTTGATGAAATGACTAAACTTGTCAGAATGGGCGGGTATGCCACTGTACCGATTAAATCAATCAACCTACCCGGAACGTCAAATTTGGATGGCCCTGCAGGAATCTCCAATACGCTTGTGGGCGGAAATAAACAGGGGATGGCTTATCCGGCGGAAGTCGTAATGGCTTCGACATGGAATGTGAAACTCATTAAAAAAATGGGAGAATCAGTCGGGGAAGATGGCATTAGAAATGAGGTTGCAGGTTGGTATGCTCCAGGTGTTAACACTCACCGCACCCCATTTGGTGGAAGAAATTTTGAATACTTCTCTGAAGACGGCTTTCTATCAGGTAAGTTAAGTGCAAGTGAAGTTAAAGGTGTTCAATCAAAAGGCACTTTTGTATATATGAAACATTTTGCACTGAATGATCAGGAAACGAATCGTCTAGGCGGCGCCATGTTTGCAAATGAACAGGCGATGCGCGAAATCTATTTAAAACCCTTTGAAACCACTGTCCGTGAAGGAGATGCTCGCGGTGCTATGGCAGCCATGAATAGAATTGGGGCTCGTTGGGCAGGCGGCCATAAAGGCCTTATGACGGAAACTCTTCGAAATGAGTGGGGCTTTAAAGGTACTGTCGTAACCGATCAGGCATCCCTCTCTCACTTCGCCTACCAGGATCTGAGAGAAGGAATTGAAGCTGGAACCAACCTCTGGTTGAACACAGATTCCAAACTGTGGAAGCTGAGTAATGATCAGTTAACTCCTACAGTGGTCAATCATTTAAGAGAATCTGTTCACAATATTCTCTATTCCATTGTCAACAGCAACGCTATGAATGGAATATCTACAAGTTCCAGAATTGTTGAAATTACGCCTTTATGGCAGTACTGGCTGATTGCTGCAAATGTTGTCATTCTACTTGCAGCTCTTGCGATCATTGTATTCGTCACTAGAAAACTGAAAAAGCAGAATAAAGTCAATATTTCAGCCTGA
- a CDS encoding LysR family transcriptional regulator has product MNKEVLEYFIKVYEKKSITAAAKDLFITPQGLSKTIKQLEMDLEAKLFIRGSHGMEATECGELLFARAKHICYLMDDLVKEISIMSGKDGILNVVVTFSTTIMVPAEILFAFSNQYPDIQMKLRELPDEYPLGDLFQEEAEVGLIMGSEEIENCDCDLIGTGEVVILVSKRHPLAAKDVISITDLQNETLVIKSVEKGKEHSLIDKCLEHGFTPHIVHEFGNIKTAHSLCEANGYVAVSVDFVEEAHHDDRLKLVRLKEKIPQNIYLVSRKRDIESKSVSLFKNYIKDYCKDKVERF; this is encoded by the coding sequence ATGAATAAAGAGGTATTAGAATATTTCATCAAAGTCTATGAAAAGAAAAGTATTACTGCTGCCGCTAAAGACTTATTTATTACCCCACAAGGGCTCAGTAAGACGATTAAACAACTTGAAATGGATTTGGAGGCAAAATTGTTTATTAGAGGGTCGCATGGAATGGAAGCGACAGAATGCGGTGAATTATTGTTTGCCCGAGCTAAACATATCTGTTATTTAATGGATGACTTGGTGAAAGAGATTAGTATAATGAGCGGTAAAGATGGCATATTAAATGTCGTGGTTACCTTCTCAACAACGATAATGGTTCCTGCAGAAATTCTGTTTGCCTTTTCGAATCAGTATCCCGATATCCAGATGAAATTAAGAGAGCTGCCGGATGAATATCCTTTAGGTGACTTGTTTCAAGAAGAAGCAGAAGTAGGCTTAATCATGGGCAGTGAAGAAATTGAAAATTGCGACTGCGATTTGATCGGAACCGGAGAAGTTGTAATCCTTGTTTCTAAAAGGCATCCCCTGGCAGCTAAAGACGTGATCTCCATAACTGATTTACAAAATGAAACGTTAGTGATTAAATCTGTTGAAAAGGGGAAGGAGCACAGCTTGATCGATAAATGTTTGGAACATGGCTTCACTCCGCATATTGTTCATGAGTTTGGAAATATTAAAACGGCTCACTCCCTTTGTGAGGCAAACGGATATGTTGCAGTATCCGTGGACTTTGTTGAAGAGGCGCATCATGACGATAGGCTTAAACTCGTTCGATTGAAGGAAAAAATCCCTCAGAATATTTACCTGGTCAGCAGGAAAAGAGACATAGAATCAAAGTCCGTATCTTTATTCAAAAATTATATAAAGGATTATTGCAAAGATAAAGTTGAGCGGTTTTGA